In Poecilia reticulata strain Guanapo linkage group LG1, Guppy_female_1.0+MT, whole genome shotgun sequence, one genomic interval encodes:
- the pin1 gene encoding peptidyl-prolyl cis-trans isomerase NIMA-interacting 1 — protein sequence MLIHNKRNPMGEKEGHRRAGQELKTTCIENKLLTVVSCAVTPSLLRCNSELKFENVATTTNMGDEENLPSGWEKRMSRSSGKVYYFNHITNASQWERPVGDGRGEPEKVRCSHLLVKHNQSRRPSSWREQNITRSKDEALDLIQKYIEQIKSGEEKFESLASQFSDCSSAKNGGDLGVFGRGQMQKPFEDASFALKVGDMSGPVFTDSGVHIILRTG from the exons ATGTTGATTCACAACAAACGGAATCCAATGGGAGAGAAGGAAGGCCATCGTAGGGCGGGACAAGAACTGAAAACAACTTGTATCGAAAACAAGTTATTAACTGTCGTGTCCTGCGCTGTAACTCCTTCCTTGCTTCGCTGCAACAGtgaattgaaatttgaaaacGTTGCTACTACAACAAATATGGGAGACGAAGAAAATTTACCGTCCGGATGGGAGAAGAGAATGAGTCGTAGTTCAG GAAAAGTGTATTACTTTAATCACATCACCAATGCCAGCCAGTGGGAACGTCCAGTAGGAGACGGACGTGGAGAGCCAGAAAAG GTTCGCTGCTCTCATCTGTTGGTGAAACACAATCAGTCACGTCGACCATCTTCCTGGCGAGAACAAAATATCACACGATCTAAAGACGAGGCTTTGGACCTCATTCAGA AGTACATCGAACAGATCAAGTCAGGAGAGGAGAAGTTTGAAAGCTTAGCCTCCCAGTTTAGCGACTGCAGCTCAGCAAAAAATGGTGGCGACCTTGGTGTGTTTGGAAGAG GTCAAATGCAGAAGCCGTTTGAAGACGCTTCCTTCGCTCTCAAAGTAGGAGACATGAGTGGGCCTGTTTTTACCGACTCTGGAGTTCACATCATCTTACGTACCGGCTGA
- the ubl5 gene encoding ubiquitin-like protein 5 has translation MIEVVCNDRLGKKVRVKCNSEDTIGDLKKLIAAQTGTRYDKIVLKKWYTIFKDHVTLGDYEIHDGMNLELYYQ, from the exons ATGATCGAGGTGGTTTGCAACGATCGTCTTGGAAAGAAAGTCCGAGTCAAATGCAA CTCAGAGGATACCATCGGAGATCTGAAGAAGCTCATCGCAGCTCAGACAGGAACACGATATGACAAGATCGTTTTGAAAAAATG gtaTACCATATTCAAGGACCATGTGACTCTAGGAGACT ATGAAATCCACGATGGAATGAACCTGGAGTTGTACTACCAGTAG